The following are from one region of the Mycolicibacterium helvum genome:
- the moxR1 gene encoding chaperone MoxR1 — translation MTSPGGSPAGPGAFAGPAGAPATPPSGGNGLAGEVNTLERAIFEVKRIIVGQDQLVERILVGLLAKGHVLLEGVPGVAKTLAVETFAKVVGGTFARIQFTPDLVPTDIIGTRIYRQGREEFDIELGPVVVNFLLADEINRAPAKVQSALLEVMAERKISIGGKTYELPKPFLVMATQNPIENEGVYPLPEAQRDRFLFKINVDYPSPEEEREIIYRMGVTPPEPKQILETGDLLRLQNVAANNFVHHALVDYVVRVVTATRRPEQFGLNDVKSWIAFGASPRASLGIIAAARALALVRGRDYVIPQDVIDVIPDVLRHRLVLTYDALADDIKAETVINRILQTVALPQVNAVPQQGHSVPPVVPAGAGANGR, via the coding sequence ATGACGTCACCAGGTGGGTCGCCCGCAGGCCCCGGAGCGTTTGCCGGACCGGCCGGAGCCCCGGCCACCCCGCCGTCCGGCGGCAACGGTCTGGCCGGTGAGGTGAACACCCTGGAGCGGGCGATCTTCGAGGTCAAGCGCATCATCGTCGGCCAGGACCAGCTCGTCGAGCGCATCCTGGTCGGGCTGCTGGCCAAGGGCCACGTGCTGCTCGAAGGTGTCCCCGGCGTCGCCAAGACGCTGGCGGTCGAGACCTTCGCCAAGGTGGTCGGCGGCACCTTCGCCCGTATCCAGTTCACCCCCGACCTGGTGCCCACCGACATCATCGGTACCCGCATCTACCGGCAGGGGCGGGAGGAGTTCGACATCGAACTCGGGCCCGTCGTGGTGAACTTCCTGCTGGCCGACGAGATCAACCGCGCCCCGGCAAAGGTCCAGTCGGCGCTGCTGGAGGTCATGGCCGAACGCAAGATCTCGATCGGCGGCAAGACCTATGAACTGCCCAAGCCGTTCCTGGTGATGGCGACCCAGAACCCGATCGAGAACGAGGGCGTCTACCCCCTGCCAGAGGCCCAGCGCGACCGCTTCCTGTTCAAGATCAACGTGGATTACCCGTCGCCGGAGGAAGAGCGCGAGATCATCTACCGGATGGGTGTCACCCCGCCGGAGCCCAAGCAGATCCTCGAAACCGGCGACCTGCTGCGTCTGCAGAACGTCGCTGCCAACAACTTCGTCCACCACGCGCTGGTGGACTACGTGGTCCGGGTTGTCACCGCGACGCGGCGGCCCGAGCAGTTCGGCCTCAACGACGTGAAGTCCTGGATCGCGTTCGGTGCCTCGCCGCGCGCGTCGCTCGGCATCATCGCTGCCGCCCGCGCCCTGGCGCTGGTGCGCGGTCGCGACTATGTCATCCCGCAGGACGTCATCGATGTGATCCCCGACGTGCTCCGCCACCGGCTGGTGCTCACCTACGACGCGCTCGCCGATGACATCAAGGCGGAGACGGTGATCAACCGA